The Candidatus Neomarinimicrobiota bacterium region GGGGTGGCAAGAGCCGGTTCTAATCGATCTCCATTGTGGCGGGGTGGCGGTGTCATTTTTGGACCCAGTCCCCGGGAGCATAGTTATCGACTTCCCAAAAAAATGAAGCGGCTGGCGCGGAGAAGTGTGCTTTCCCAACGCGCCATGGACAAAGAGATTTATGTCGTTGACAAAATTGAGTTTAAACACCCTAAGACGAAATCGTTCGTGGCAGTTCTGAGCAAAATGGGCCTCGATGAAAAGAAGATCACGTTTCTCCCAGGGGAGGTGAACAGGAATGTTCTTCTGTCAGCCAGAAATCTTCCGAACGTAAGGGTCGTGCCGGCAGCAGGGGCTTCCACCTATGATCTTCTGGACTGCGAC contains the following coding sequences:
- the rplD gene encoding 50S ribosomal protein L4 → MQFQVYNSDGESTSRVRVHDSVFKIKPVEDVVYRAAVSEMTGKRRGTHATKNRAAVRGGGRKPWRQKGRGVARAGSNRSPLWRGGGVIFGPSPREHSYRLPKKMKRLARRSVLSQRAMDKEIYVVDKIEFKHPKTKSFVAVLSKMGLDEKKITFLPGEVNRNVLLSARNLPNVRVVPAAGASTYDLLDCDVLLFDKAGIKNLEGQLTTD